TTATCACCAAATGGAACAGCTGGAATAGTTTTAGCAAATGGATCACTATCATCTAATACTTCAAATGAGGGAGAGATTAGAAAAAATATGATAGAGGATGATTTAGTAGATTGCGTTGTAGCTCTTCCTGATAAGCTATTCCTGACTACTGGAATTCCAGCTTGTATATGGTTTTTAAATAGAAATAAAAGTAACCCTAAGCATAGAGAAAGAAATGGAGAGATTCTATTTATAGATGCTAGAAAAATGGGTGCTCTTGTAGAAAGAAGTTTAAGAGAGTTATCACCTGAAGATATTCAAAAGATAGCTGATACTTACCATATGTGGAGAGGTTCATATAAAGGTGAAGAAGAATATGAGGATATTCAAGGTTTCTGTAAGAGTGCAACACTTGAAGAGGTTAAAGGGCATGAATATATATTAACTCCAGGAAGATATGTAGGAATAGAGGAAGCAGAGGACGATGGAATCCCTTACGAGGAAAAGATGGCAGATCTAAGTGCAAAACTAGCTGAGCAATTTGCAAAGAGCAGACACCTAGAAGAAGAGATAAGAGCTAACCTAGCTAAGTTAGGATTTGATATATAATGGTGGAGAATAAAGATATGATTGAAAAATGGCAGTATACACAATTGGGGAAAATTTCAAAAAAATTTAAATTAAAAACTTTTCAGGAGATAGTATCTAAAGAAAAAAGATCTCTAATCTCTGGACCATTTGGTTCAAATATAAGTAGCAAATTTTTTGTAAAAACAGGAGTA
Above is a window of Cetobacterium sp. ZOR0034 DNA encoding:
- a CDS encoding N-6 DNA methylase; translated protein: YWHESLDGDARWKYGTPPEGNANYAWLQHMAHHLSPNGTAGIVLANGSLSSNTSNEGEIRKNMIEDDLVDCVVALPDKLFLTTGIPACIWFLNRNKSNPKHRERNGEILFIDARKMGALVERSLRELSPEDIQKIADTYHMWRGSYKGEEEYEDIQGFCKSATLEEVKGHEYILTPGRYVGIEEAEDDGIPYEEKMADLSAKLAEQFAKSRHLEEEIRANLAKLGFDI